The Aureitalea marina genome includes a window with the following:
- a CDS encoding Lrp/AsnC family transcriptional regulator, whose product MKLDSLNWEILALLQGNARLSNAAIGRQVGISSPAVSERIKKMEDAGVIQQYYTVISAIESGYQLKAIITLRAFMGKLKPFLQKVHTFDEVVNCYRITGNENIVMEVILKNQHHLETFIDQLITYGETKTQIVLSHVVRNNEVRPLS is encoded by the coding sequence ATGAAACTAGATAGCCTTAATTGGGAAATTCTTGCTTTACTACAAGGAAATGCACGGCTATCCAATGCGGCCATTGGGCGGCAAGTGGGGATCAGTTCTCCGGCTGTTAGTGAGCGTATTAAAAAGATGGAAGATGCCGGAGTGATCCAACAGTATTATACGGTGATATCGGCCATAGAAAGCGGTTACCAGCTAAAGGCTATTATCACCTTAAGAGCTTTTATGGGTAAGTTGAAGCCTTTTTTACAAAAGGTACATACCTTCGATGAGGTGGTGAACTGTTATCGGATAACAGGTAATGAGAACATTGTGATGGAGGTCATCCTAAAGAATCAACATCACTTGGAGACCTTTATTGACCAACTGATCACCTATGGGGAGACCAAAACCCAGATCGTTCTCTCTCATGTAGTCCGTAATAATGAGGTTCGCCCATTGAGCTGA
- a CDS encoding DJ-1/PfpI family protein translates to MNQYIYILFALFMVSCNSKEQPQESTFEKPAVQLVEGNYNVAFLIMDGVYNTELTAPFDIFQHTVFREGIKAMNVFTVANTLDPVRTFEGMYLLPDYNYLDEGLPKIDILVVPSAEHHLDSDLENEALIQFVQQVDREAQFITSHCDGAFVLAKAGLLEGKVSTTFPSDIDKMRDMFPGLDVRKEVLFVHDGKYITSAGGAKSFEAALYLVEHLYGAEIARSLAGGLVIEWDLEQVPYLVIDQSVE, encoded by the coding sequence AACCAATATATTTACATTCTTTTTGCCTTGTTCATGGTGAGTTGCAACTCCAAGGAGCAACCTCAGGAATCCACATTCGAAAAACCGGCTGTTCAACTGGTGGAGGGAAATTATAATGTTGCCTTTTTAATTATGGACGGGGTTTACAATACCGAACTGACCGCTCCCTTCGATATTTTTCAGCACACCGTATTTCGGGAGGGTATAAAGGCCATGAATGTATTTACCGTGGCCAATACTCTGGACCCGGTCAGGACCTTTGAAGGCATGTACCTCTTACCGGACTATAATTATTTGGATGAAGGACTACCGAAGATCGACATCCTTGTGGTTCCCAGTGCCGAGCATCACCTCGACTCCGACCTGGAAAACGAAGCTTTGATTCAGTTCGTACAACAGGTTGATCGGGAAGCCCAGTTTATCACTTCCCATTGCGACGGGGCCTTTGTGCTGGCCAAGGCTGGATTATTGGAAGGAAAAGTGTCAACAACCTTTCCATCTGATATCGACAAGATGCGGGACATGTTCCCGGGCTTGGATGTTCGAAAGGAGGTGTTGTTTGTGCACGATGGTAAATACATCACTTCTGCTGGAGGTGCAAAGAGTTTTGAGGCGGCTTTATATCTTGTCGAGCATCTGTACGGTGCGGAAATCGCTCGTTCCCTGGCGGGTGGTTTGGTCATCGAATGGGACTTGGAACAGGTCCCATATCTGGTGATCGATCAGTCGGTTGAGTAA
- a CDS encoding methylmalonyl-CoA mutase family protein, whose product MHQQPPYIPKNKVRIVTAASLFDGHDAAINIMRRIIQATGVEVIHLGHDRSVEEVVNTAIQEDANAIAMTSYQGGHNEYFKFMYDLLQEKGAGHIKIFGGGGGVILPDEIKELMDYGITRIYSPDDGREMGLQGMINDLVQQADFPIGESLNGQWQDLSSRNPGAIARVISAAENFPEVAKDTLEKIHQKNKTSKTPVLGITGTGGAGKSSLVDELVRRFLIDFPEKNLGLISVDPSKRKTGGALLGDRIRMNAINSPRVYMRSLATRQSNLALSKYVAEALEVLKAAEFDLIILETSGIGQSDTEILDHSDVSLYVMTPEFGAATQLEKIDMLDFADLVAINKFDKRGSLDALRDVKKQYVRNHNLWDTPHEELPVFGTIASQFNDPGMNQLYKAIMDTLDSRTQAGLSSSFEITDEMSEKIFVIPPARTRYLSEIAENNRNYDQRVVSQVKVAEKLYGIFVTIGSVLGTDHNKAMEQFLTKSGLNDEAIQGATEEKDGQLMELLIAEFDRVKMDLDPHNWEIITAWSHKIDRYKAPVYSFQVRDKTIEIDTHTKSLSQSDIPKVAMPRFQSWGEILRWSLQENVPGEFPYASGLYPFKRTGEDPTRMFAGEGGPERTNRRFHYVSLGMPAKRLSTAFDSVTLYGNDPGHRPDIYGKIGNAGVSICCLDDAKKLYSGFDLSDPMTSVSMTINGPAPMLLGFFMNAAIDQNCEKYIQEQGIEDEVKKKIAAIYKEKGSTPPQYMGELPEGNDGLGLMLLGVTGDQVLEASVYEQIKKDTLAQVRGTVQADILKEDQAQNTCIFSTEFALRLMGDVQSYFIDQQVRNFYSVSISGYHIAEAGANPITQLAFTLANGFTYVEYYLSRGMDINKFGPNLSFFFSNGVDPEYAVIGRVARKIWAKALKFKYGANPRAQMLKYHIQTSGRSLHAQEIDFNDIRTTLQALYAIYDNCNSLHTNAYDEAITTPTEESVRRAMAIQLIINKELGLAKNENPLQGSFIIEELTDLVEEAVLVEFDRITERGGVLGAMETMYQRSKIQEESLYYETLKHTGELPIIGVNTFLNSKGSPTVLPMEVIRATEEEKLHQIQTLENLHQTYEDRANKALERVQHAAIQNENIFEELMEATKVCSLGQLTSALFEVGGQYRRNM is encoded by the coding sequence ATGCATCAACAGCCACCTTATATTCCTAAGAATAAAGTAAGAATTGTAACTGCAGCCTCACTTTTTGATGGGCACGATGCGGCCATCAACATCATGCGGCGCATCATTCAGGCTACGGGTGTAGAGGTGATCCATTTGGGACATGATCGCTCTGTGGAAGAAGTCGTTAATACGGCCATACAAGAAGATGCCAATGCCATTGCAATGACCTCGTACCAAGGTGGCCACAACGAGTACTTCAAATTCATGTACGACCTGTTGCAGGAAAAAGGAGCTGGTCACATCAAGATTTTTGGAGGTGGTGGTGGTGTGATCTTACCAGATGAGATCAAAGAACTCATGGATTATGGGATCACCAGGATCTATTCGCCGGACGATGGACGAGAAATGGGGCTACAAGGTATGATCAATGACCTGGTACAACAGGCGGATTTTCCAATTGGTGAATCTTTGAATGGTCAATGGCAAGATCTCTCTTCCCGAAATCCTGGGGCTATCGCTCGAGTCATATCAGCTGCCGAGAATTTCCCAGAGGTAGCCAAGGATACCCTGGAGAAGATTCACCAGAAGAATAAAACATCAAAGACCCCGGTATTGGGAATCACGGGGACAGGAGGGGCTGGTAAGTCCTCCCTGGTGGACGAGTTGGTCCGACGCTTTTTGATCGATTTTCCAGAAAAGAACCTGGGCTTGATCTCTGTGGATCCCTCCAAACGAAAGACAGGGGGTGCCTTGCTAGGGGACAGAATCAGGATGAATGCTATCAATTCTCCCAGAGTCTATATGCGATCTTTGGCTACACGACAAAGCAACCTGGCCCTCTCCAAGTACGTTGCAGAGGCTCTGGAGGTTCTTAAAGCCGCAGAATTCGATCTGATCATATTAGAGACTTCCGGAATTGGACAAAGCGATACAGAGATCTTGGATCACAGCGATGTTTCCTTGTATGTAATGACACCTGAATTCGGTGCGGCCACTCAGCTGGAGAAGATCGATATGTTGGATTTCGCTGATCTTGTCGCCATCAACAAATTTGATAAACGAGGTTCCTTGGACGCCCTTCGCGATGTCAAGAAACAGTATGTTCGCAACCATAATTTATGGGATACGCCCCATGAAGAACTTCCCGTTTTTGGAACCATTGCCTCTCAGTTTAACGATCCTGGGATGAACCAACTGTACAAGGCCATAATGGATACCTTGGATAGCAGAACCCAAGCCGGACTGAGTTCTTCCTTTGAGATAACAGATGAGATGTCTGAAAAGATTTTCGTCATTCCACCGGCAAGAACCCGATATCTGTCCGAGATTGCCGAGAATAATCGGAATTATGATCAGCGTGTCGTGTCCCAAGTCAAGGTGGCGGAAAAGCTTTACGGGATCTTTGTGACCATAGGATCTGTTCTTGGGACAGATCACAACAAAGCCATGGAGCAGTTCCTGACCAAGTCAGGTCTTAATGATGAAGCAATACAAGGGGCAACTGAAGAGAAGGATGGGCAATTGATGGAATTATTGATCGCCGAATTCGATCGAGTCAAGATGGATTTAGATCCGCATAACTGGGAGATCATTACGGCATGGAGTCACAAGATCGACCGATATAAAGCCCCTGTTTACAGTTTCCAGGTTCGGGATAAGACCATCGAGATCGATACCCATACCAAGTCTTTATCCCAGTCGGACATACCTAAGGTGGCCATGCCTAGATTTCAATCCTGGGGAGAGATTCTTCGTTGGTCCTTGCAGGAAAATGTACCTGGTGAATTTCCATACGCCTCCGGTCTTTATCCATTCAAGCGGACCGGGGAGGACCCCACTCGAATGTTTGCTGGAGAGGGAGGTCCTGAGAGAACGAATAGGCGCTTTCATTATGTAAGCCTTGGAATGCCGGCTAAACGTCTTTCGACGGCCTTTGACAGCGTTACGCTCTATGGAAATGATCCTGGGCATCGTCCAGATATCTACGGGAAAATTGGGAATGCCGGAGTTTCTATTTGCTGTTTAGACGACGCCAAGAAATTGTATTCGGGCTTCGATCTTTCCGATCCCATGACCTCTGTCAGTATGACCATAAATGGTCCTGCTCCGATGTTGCTAGGTTTCTTTATGAATGCTGCGATCGATCAGAATTGTGAGAAGTACATACAGGAACAGGGAATAGAAGATGAGGTAAAGAAAAAAATAGCTGCCATTTACAAGGAGAAAGGAAGCACGCCACCGCAGTATATGGGTGAACTTCCTGAAGGGAACGACGGTTTGGGATTAATGCTACTAGGCGTTACAGGTGACCAGGTATTAGAAGCATCTGTTTACGAGCAGATTAAGAAGGATACCTTGGCCCAAGTTAGAGGAACGGTCCAGGCTGATATTCTAAAAGAAGACCAGGCCCAGAATACCTGTATTTTCTCGACAGAGTTTGCCTTACGATTGATGGGTGATGTTCAGTCCTACTTCATTGATCAGCAGGTACGAAATTTCTATTCGGTTTCCATTAGTGGATATCATATCGCCGAAGCGGGAGCAAATCCGATCACTCAATTGGCCTTTACGCTGGCCAATGGCTTTACCTATGTGGAGTATTATTTGTCCAGGGGTATGGACATCAATAAGTTTGGTCCTAACCTCTCCTTTTTCTTTAGCAATGGGGTAGATCCCGAGTATGCGGTGATTGGCCGTGTTGCGAGAAAGATCTGGGCTAAGGCGCTTAAATTCAAGTATGGTGCCAATCCGCGTGCTCAGATGTTGAAGTACCATATTCAAACCTCTGGTCGATCATTGCACGCCCAGGAGATCGATTTTAACGATATCCGTACTACTCTACAGGCGCTTTATGCTATTTATGACAATTGTAACTCCTTGCACACCAATGCCTATGATGAGGCCATTACTACCCCGACGGAAGAAAGTGTCAGACGGGCTATGGCCATTCAATTGATCATCAATAAGGAATTAGGATTGGCCAAGAATGAAAATCCATTGCAGGGGTCCTTTATCATCGAAGAATTAACAGACTTGGTCGAAGAAGCTGTATTAGTGGAGTTTGATCGTATTACCGAACGAGGTGGGGTTTTGGGGGCCATGGAAACTATGTACCAACGAAGCAAGATCCAAGAAGAAAGTCTGTACTATGAAACCCTGAAACATACGGGTGAGCTGCCCATTATTGGGGTCAATACCTTCCTGAACAGTAAGGGATCGCCAACGGTTCTACCCATGGAAGTCATTCGGGCGACCGAGGAGGAAAAATTACATCAGATCCAGACCCTTGAGAACTTACACCAGACCTATGAGGATCGTGCCAATAAAGCGTTGGAACGGGTGCAACATGCTGCCATTCAGAACGAGAATATCTTCGAAGAGTTGATGGAAGCTACCAAAGTCTGTTCTTTGGGACAATTGACTTCTGCACTATTCGAGGTAGGCGGTCAGTATAGACGGAATATGTAA